In the Candidatus Electrothrix sp. GW3-4 genome, one interval contains:
- a CDS encoding PilZ domain-containing protein: MVDKTTGKCRRKSPRFDKQVKLSVGKLQYPMTNVNMTSGYTSNVSETGLCFTTDELFKNGTILQLIVELIGWQHYLQTTAAIIDAQVVSKPLTAVAEVVWSKKLTDNEEKYAVGVQFKDIYEDDLHAFKKYLRKMLDKKT; the protein is encoded by the coding sequence ATGGTGGATAAAACAACAGGAAAATGCAGAAGGAAGTCTCCGCGATTCGATAAACAGGTGAAGCTGAGTGTTGGTAAACTGCAATACCCGATGACGAACGTGAATATGACAAGCGGGTATACCAGTAATGTTTCAGAGACTGGCCTGTGCTTCACCACAGATGAGCTGTTTAAAAACGGAACCATCTTGCAGCTTATTGTTGAGTTGATCGGCTGGCAACATTATTTGCAAACCACTGCGGCAATCATTGATGCCCAGGTCGTGTCGAAACCCTTGACGGCTGTTGCCGAGGTGGTTTGGTCAAAAAAGTTGACCGACAATGAAGAAAAATATGCTGTTGGGGTCCAGTTCAAGGATATTTATGAGGATGATCTTCACGCTTTTAAAAAATATTTGAGGAAAATGCTTGATAAAAAAACTTGA
- a CDS encoding ABC transporter substrate-binding protein has translation MPSNNGKKKFTWSRTWSFVLGSVVWGVLISGLHWWLNFDHGHQQIVKMGYMPVITNMAAPLLDYASTNESDVRFKALKFSSFAEMGEALRNDKIQVAFIIAPLSIVLRQQGVDVKIVYIGNRHESTLVTRKDLNVHDIQGLAGKTVAVPMRFSGHNLSLLRLMEENNMRGEINIVELNPPDMASALVTGALDAYYVGEPFAVQTLKTGKANLLFNVEEVWKSFICNLVIVKQSLIEQDPDLVQKFVNGAVRSGIWAERHPDEAAEIAARYWSQPVDLVKYALHASGGRTIYDQYLPKMEEIQEIADLMVRYKLIDNNKIDGLVDQQFAKKAKTDHVETIDDLLQ, from the coding sequence ATGCCGTCTAATAATGGAAAGAAGAAGTTCACCTGGTCAAGAACCTGGAGTTTTGTTTTAGGGAGTGTTGTCTGGGGAGTGCTCATCTCTGGACTTCACTGGTGGCTGAATTTTGATCACGGCCACCAACAGATTGTGAAAATGGGCTATATGCCTGTTATCACTAATATGGCGGCACCCTTGCTTGATTATGCCAGCACCAACGAGAGCGATGTTCGATTTAAGGCCTTAAAATTCAGTTCCTTTGCTGAGATGGGGGAGGCGCTTCGGAATGACAAGATTCAGGTAGCCTTCATCATTGCTCCTCTCTCTATTGTTCTTCGCCAGCAAGGAGTAGACGTCAAGATCGTCTATATAGGTAATCGGCATGAGAGTACCCTTGTCACAAGGAAGGATTTGAATGTCCATGATATTCAGGGGTTGGCTGGTAAAACGGTCGCTGTTCCCATGCGTTTTTCAGGCCATAATCTCAGCTTGTTGCGCTTGATGGAAGAAAATAATATGCGTGGGGAGATCAATATTGTGGAGCTCAATCCCCCTGATATGGCCTCTGCCTTAGTGACTGGTGCTCTTGATGCCTACTATGTTGGTGAACCTTTTGCTGTCCAGACCTTGAAAACCGGCAAGGCAAATCTTCTTTTTAATGTTGAGGAGGTTTGGAAGTCATTCATTTGCAATCTTGTTATTGTCAAGCAAAGCCTGATCGAACAAGACCCCGATCTCGTCCAAAAATTTGTCAATGGGGCGGTTCGATCAGGCATATGGGCAGAAAGGCATCCTGATGAAGCAGCTGAGATTGCGGCCCGATATTGGTCCCAGCCTGTAGATTTGGTGAAGTATGCCTTGCATGCATCAGGAGGTCGTACAATTTATGATCAGTACCTCCCGAAAATGGAAGAAATCCAGGAGATTGCAGATTTGATGGTACGCTATAAGCTGATTGATAATAATAAGATCGACGGTCTGGTGGACCAGCAGTTTGCAAAAAAGGCTAAGACAGATCATGTTGAAACCATAGATGATCTTCTTCAATAA
- a CDS encoding ABC transporter ATP-binding protein, which translates to MGHIQINNLSREFVNRRKRKREDDGLPYGEKVSVLDNVNIEVEEGEMVCLLGPSGCGKSTLLRIIAGFDKQTSGSILIDGKEITGPSSDNIFVFQHSGLLPWMTVWQNVELGLRHMENADEKKTEIQEYIEMVELDGFENHYPRQLSGGMQRRAELARALAVNPDVLIMDEPFSGLDFLTHMKMREEVVNMHQFLGKTILIVTHDIDDALIMGDRVVVFSKRPSQVKMNRKLDFPHPRIVFNKQTELSKLRDELFLMLGVSYAV; encoded by the coding sequence ATGGGACATATTCAGATCAATAATCTGAGCAGAGAGTTTGTCAACCGAAGAAAGAGAAAGCGCGAGGATGATGGACTTCCCTATGGCGAAAAGGTTTCTGTGCTTGACAATGTCAATATTGAAGTGGAAGAAGGGGAAATGGTCTGCCTGCTCGGTCCTTCTGGCTGCGGTAAATCGACACTTCTCCGTATCATCGCTGGCTTTGATAAACAGACCTCGGGGTCCATTCTTATTGACGGCAAAGAGATTACCGGTCCGAGTTCAGATAATATCTTTGTCTTTCAGCACAGCGGCCTTTTGCCGTGGATGACCGTTTGGCAGAATGTGGAACTGGGGCTGCGACACATGGAGAATGCCGACGAAAAGAAGACAGAGATCCAGGAATATATTGAAATGGTGGAGTTGGATGGCTTTGAAAACCATTATCCGCGCCAGCTCTCAGGAGGGATGCAGCGACGGGCAGAGCTGGCCCGTGCCTTGGCTGTCAACCCTGATGTCCTGATCATGGATGAGCCTTTTAGTGGGCTTGACTTTCTCACCCATATGAAAATGCGGGAAGAGGTGGTAAATATGCATCAGTTCCTTGGGAAAACGATTCTTATCGTGACCCATGATATCGATGATGCGCTCATCATGGGGGATCGGGTGGTGGTCTTCAGTAAACGCCCCTCACAGGTAAAAATGAACCGTAAGCTGGATTTTCCCCATCCGAGAATTGTCTTTAACAAACAAACAGAGTTGAGTAAACTCCGAGACGAACTCTTCTTGATGCTTGGAGTGAGCTATGCCGTCTAA
- a CDS encoding ABC transporter permease, producing MNTEAHSTLTKSIAPVLSFTVLVLLWELTVRYSGWDTNVLPGPYKVMESMLELIANGSLFKHTVASLFRVTWGFYLAAILGIPLGIILGKSQLASMLLNPIINFLRPISPLAWIPLAMLWFGIGDQPAVFLIFLASFFPIVVSTTVAVHSINPTYFYVAANFNFSRKEVIQKIVIPAIIPDIITALRLTVTIAWIVVVAAEMIAVQSGLGYLILDSRNGLRLDYVMDGMIVIGLIGLYLDYIMRRLGRIESASWGIRQA from the coding sequence ATGAACACAGAAGCACATTCTACGCTCACAAAAAGCATTGCCCCGGTTCTGTCGTTCACAGTTCTGGTTTTGCTCTGGGAGCTTACCGTTCGTTACAGCGGCTGGGATACCAATGTACTGCCCGGACCGTACAAGGTCATGGAGAGTATGCTTGAGCTGATAGCCAATGGTTCTCTGTTCAAGCATACGGTGGCCAGCTTATTCAGAGTAACCTGGGGATTCTATCTTGCTGCAATCCTCGGTATTCCTTTGGGAATTATTTTGGGAAAAAGCCAGCTTGCCTCCATGCTGCTGAATCCGATTATCAATTTTCTCCGCCCTATATCTCCCTTGGCCTGGATACCCTTGGCAATGCTCTGGTTTGGGATTGGTGATCAACCAGCCGTCTTTCTGATTTTTCTTGCCAGTTTTTTCCCTATTGTCGTCTCCACGACCGTTGCTGTTCATTCGATCAATCCCACCTATTTTTACGTTGCAGCCAATTTTAATTTCAGCAGAAAAGAGGTGATTCAGAAAATAGTTATTCCTGCCATCATTCCCGATATTATTACAGCACTGCGCCTGACCGTCACCATTGCCTGGATTGTTGTGGTTGCCGCTGAGATGATCGCGGTCCAGTCAGGACTGGGTTATCTGATCCTTGATTCAAGAAACGGGCTGCGGCTGGATTACGTTATGGACGGAATGATCGTTATCGGCCTGATCGGCCTGTACTTGGACTATATTATGCGCCGTCTTGGCAGGATTGAGTCTGCATCCTGGGGCATCAGACAGGCATAG
- a CDS encoding AAA family ATPase — MIITCDNCKTRYRVADDIINKPALKVRCHKCNHRFTVYKNDPADDSFLLQDEVAPDDHRIITVSNQKGGVAKTTTCLNLAAALARMGKKVLLVDFDVQANLTILLGFRKTRSFYELLNKEVKGIGDIILHTKYPNLSLLPSNSKMALLKKRYLSQHNFEYLLRNKLQEIEKNYDHILIDTPPSIEFFTLNALMAAQLVIVPTTCEYLSMHGVSQISDIIKVLKGIDHDVEYKVLITMFDAKKTSERVVNEKIHRKYGAMLCKTVIELDDKMQESHIVNLPIQYYDEKSRSAEQYQALARELAG; from the coding sequence ATGATTATTACATGCGACAATTGCAAAACCAGGTATAGGGTTGCTGACGATATAATTAATAAACCGGCATTGAAGGTGCGATGTCACAAGTGTAATCATAGGTTTACGGTGTACAAAAATGACCCTGCTGATGATTCCTTCCTCCTGCAGGATGAAGTAGCCCCGGATGATCACCGTATTATTACCGTGAGTAACCAGAAAGGCGGGGTTGCCAAAACAACCACCTGCCTTAATTTGGCAGCGGCCTTAGCACGCATGGGGAAGAAGGTGTTGTTGGTTGACTTTGATGTGCAGGCGAATTTGACAATACTGCTGGGCTTTAGAAAGACTCGATCCTTTTATGAGTTATTAAACAAAGAGGTTAAGGGGATAGGTGATATTATTCTCCACACGAAATATCCTAACCTGTCCTTACTTCCCTCGAACAGTAAGATGGCGTTGCTGAAAAAACGTTATTTGAGCCAGCATAATTTTGAGTATTTACTGCGAAACAAATTACAGGAGATTGAAAAAAATTATGACCATATCTTGATAGATACTCCGCCATCGATAGAGTTTTTTACCTTAAATGCCCTGATGGCCGCACAACTCGTTATCGTGCCGACCACATGCGAATATCTTTCAATGCACGGCGTGTCCCAAATTAGCGACATTATTAAAGTATTGAAGGGGATTGACCATGATGTCGAATATAAGGTTCTTATCACCATGTTTGATGCAAAGAAGACATCGGAGCGGGTGGTCAATGAAAAGATTCATCGTAAGTACGGAGCGATGCTCTGTAAAACGGTTATTGAGCTCGACGATAAGATGCAGGAGTCACACATCGTTAATCTTCCTATTCAATACTACGATGAAAAGAGTAGATCTGCTGAGCAGTATCAGGCCCTAGCCCGGGAGCTTGCCGGATAA
- a CDS encoding chemotaxis protein CheB, with protein sequence MDKKLKVLVVDDATFMTKAISDLLESDPDIEVVGVANNGLEGLEKIKELHPDVITLDIDMPVMDGLQAVRHIMIESPVPIVVLSSLFSDGSITFEALRLGVVDFVAKPSGAISSDIHTAKQHIVDRIKLASAVNFQNIRRVRIYKHKKEEGLADLYGFHPLDYLIAIGTSLTGPNTFIRLMTRLNAGLPAAAVILLEISPKILAAFADKFNEFVRWKIEVARQGTVLEQGVCYIQSNMASLTVGLNENGDPCFQLGDRVENPLDTFFRSAAEVFRENTVGVLLTGYGEDGSEGFAAIQEKSGKTIAQSVETCVYPSLTDTAIKRNKVDLVTEEAKLAEVIESVIR encoded by the coding sequence ATGGATAAAAAACTTAAGGTTCTTGTTGTTGACGATGCAACCTTTATGACCAAGGCGATCAGTGATCTGCTGGAATCAGACCCTGATATCGAAGTGGTTGGGGTTGCAAACAACGGCCTGGAGGGGCTAGAAAAAATAAAGGAACTTCATCCTGATGTCATCACGCTTGACATTGATATGCCGGTCATGGACGGGCTGCAGGCCGTCCGCCATATCATGATTGAATCTCCGGTTCCTATCGTTGTGCTGAGCTCGCTCTTCAGTGACGGATCTATCACCTTTGAAGCCCTCCGACTTGGGGTTGTCGATTTTGTTGCAAAACCCTCTGGGGCAATATCGAGCGATATTCATACAGCCAAACAGCATATTGTTGACCGCATCAAGCTTGCTTCAGCTGTTAATTTTCAGAATATACGCCGAGTCCGGATCTATAAACACAAAAAGGAGGAAGGCCTTGCTGACCTGTATGGTTTTCACCCCCTTGACTATCTTATTGCCATAGGAACTTCGTTAACTGGCCCCAATACCTTTATTCGTCTGATGACCAGGCTTAATGCCGGTCTGCCTGCCGCTGCTGTTATTCTTCTGGAAATTTCTCCCAAAATCCTTGCTGCCTTTGCGGACAAATTCAACGAATTTGTCCGCTGGAAAATAGAAGTGGCTCGTCAGGGGACAGTCCTGGAGCAGGGGGTCTGCTATATTCAATCGAATATGGCTTCCCTGACCGTTGGACTCAACGAAAACGGAGACCCCTGTTTTCAGCTTGGTGATCGAGTGGAGAATCCGCTCGATACCTTCTTTCGCTCAGCTGCTGAGGTGTTCAGGGAAAATACCGTTGGTGTTTTGCTCACAGGATACGGGGAGGACGGATCGGAAGGGTTTGCCGCGATTCAGGAAAAATCCGGTAAGACTATAGCGCAAAGTGTCGAGACCTGTGTGTATCCCAGCCTGACTGATACTGCAATTAAGCGAAATAAAGTGGATTTGGTTACTGAAGAAGCAAAGCTTGCTGAGGTGATTGAGTCAGTTATCCGCTAG
- a CDS encoding chemotaxis protein CheW, with protein sequence MIDSSMLPDFIVEAAEHLEEMESSLLRLEQDYEDKEVMDEIFRSIHTIKGAAQFVGIERVSELSHKLENLLDLIRRNEITLNTAITDLLIAGKDRITLLVDELERTQAEETEVSDLVEQIRRVVEGDTEAAEDERIPDDTASGEDEPPEEDPEVVRTGLLAEENMSDEYDEELYNIFLQQLKENIPFLYAQTVELSISVDKQDVLYRCSDSIKSLKSSANYMGYEKLTQHYSNWQHAIENAVEQLSSGRMPNLSFMQDYLDEIIRSFPQAMEGYSQDDADILADNSGEEKHDTASIDSALNSIFSDEEPAVVSESLIELDDGTCDDQPEEEGETQGIDLDRALDSIFSDEHPRMSEAGEKGGDILSLDGEMPGEEAASISAMDPDGSLREEPNVEALSLNNELSDDEYDEELISIFLKKLKTDIEYIQARIGEYQAGGDKKTILNNCHDAIGHLASSANYMEYASLTSFCELWQSVVEGYLADVSAGIASDIIAGLQEFVDKIIGVYPQIIGDGGQQELGEFSGEENGGFGNDETFSGADKGMVAFASSQGGDDVSVAGVPEEKRDDKGEADKPEPERRTPEGSTDQTDHGDGGGSEEKALFDKLSSALEVSEYAAGVSEDSIDSVIEEIIEAPEQEGEHGQGARAEAGMEQSATPDDRAETPALGAGGHLLDKVVASNGADAIEAAAADDEMENRDDQHDDALEAPLTEDVAEEKSEVPGSADDTLDFIKSEVLKQHAEEEENRQGPAQKATVRSSIRVDAEKIDYLMNQVGELVVSRAYFAQLVNEMRGLEQQLLESSGVTKSQLKPLHEFSFRLSEAGVHLGRVSNELQEGVMKVRMLPIDQLFKRYPRLVRDLVHNTDKDVKLVTKGEETELDKMVIESISDPLIHIIRNSVDHGIETVEERLRVGKPAQGTLLLEAFHESDHIVLEITDDGRGLDTRRIKAKALEKGLIRKEEVMRMSDQELTRLIMLPGFSTAEKATKTSGRGVGMDVVKKNIEKLNGTVEIISEAEKGTRLRIKIPLTMAIIQALMVRVGQEKFTIPLTTVEETLRVFRDEISEIEGVDVIHLRDNTMPIFQLARIYNIDRQGQDEDKMFVVVVSTGTQELGIVVDELLGQEEVVIKPLADYLRVESGFGGATILGDGGISLILDIPELVKIAKENQVVRQEQRSLNFKRKKGSATETPQPVH encoded by the coding sequence ATGATAGACTCATCAATGTTACCGGATTTTATTGTTGAGGCAGCTGAACATCTTGAAGAGATGGAAAGCAGTCTTCTCCGGCTTGAACAGGATTATGAAGATAAAGAGGTGATGGATGAAATTTTTCGTTCCATCCATACCATCAAAGGAGCGGCTCAATTCGTTGGTATTGAGCGAGTTTCTGAACTGTCTCATAAACTGGAAAATCTGCTTGACCTTATTCGTCGCAACGAGATTACGCTGAATACGGCCATTACGGACCTGCTGATTGCCGGTAAAGACCGGATAACGCTCTTGGTTGACGAACTTGAGCGTACCCAGGCCGAGGAGACCGAGGTGTCTGATCTTGTAGAGCAGATACGGCGAGTTGTTGAAGGCGATACGGAGGCAGCTGAAGATGAGAGGATACCCGACGACACAGCCTCTGGAGAAGATGAGCCTCCTGAGGAGGACCCAGAAGTAGTGAGGACAGGTCTTCTCGCTGAAGAAAACATGTCTGATGAGTATGATGAGGAACTGTATAATATATTTCTTCAGCAGCTGAAAGAAAACATCCCCTTTCTCTATGCCCAGACCGTTGAACTGTCTATCTCTGTGGACAAGCAGGATGTTCTGTACCGCTGCAGCGACTCCATCAAAAGTCTTAAGTCGTCTGCCAACTATATGGGCTATGAAAAGCTTACCCAGCATTATTCCAACTGGCAGCATGCTATTGAGAATGCGGTTGAGCAGCTCTCAAGTGGCAGAATGCCTAACCTCTCATTCATGCAGGATTATCTGGACGAGATAATCCGTTCATTTCCCCAGGCAATGGAGGGCTATTCGCAGGATGATGCAGATATACTCGCTGATAACTCAGGAGAAGAAAAACATGATACAGCCTCTATTGATTCAGCCCTGAATTCCATTTTTTCCGATGAGGAGCCAGCTGTTGTTTCAGAGAGTCTTATTGAGCTCGATGACGGAACCTGCGATGATCAGCCAGAAGAAGAGGGGGAAACTCAGGGTATTGATCTTGACCGGGCCTTGGATTCGATATTTTCTGATGAACACCCCAGGATGTCTGAAGCTGGAGAAAAGGGGGGGGATATCCTCAGCCTGGATGGTGAGATGCCAGGTGAGGAGGCCGCTTCCATATCTGCAATGGATCCTGATGGTTCACTTCGGGAAGAACCTAACGTAGAAGCCCTTTCCCTTAATAACGAACTTTCCGATGATGAGTATGACGAAGAGCTGATTTCTATTTTTCTGAAGAAATTAAAGACCGATATTGAATATATCCAGGCCAGGATTGGAGAATACCAGGCAGGTGGTGATAAAAAAACAATACTCAATAATTGTCATGATGCTATTGGACACCTCGCCTCGTCAGCCAATTATATGGAGTATGCCAGCCTGACATCTTTTTGCGAGCTATGGCAGAGTGTTGTTGAAGGATATCTTGCTGATGTCTCCGCCGGTATTGCATCGGATATCATTGCCGGGCTACAGGAGTTTGTTGATAAGATCATCGGGGTATATCCTCAGATTATCGGGGATGGTGGGCAACAAGAGCTCGGTGAATTCTCCGGGGAAGAAAATGGAGGTTTTGGAAATGATGAGACTTTTTCTGGAGCCGACAAGGGTATGGTCGCTTTTGCTAGCTCACAAGGGGGGGATGATGTCTCTGTTGCGGGCGTTCCCGAGGAGAAGAGAGACGACAAGGGAGAGGCTGATAAGCCAGAGCCAGAAAGAAGAACTCCTGAAGGGAGCACGGACCAAACTGATCATGGTGATGGTGGCGGTTCCGAAGAAAAGGCGCTTTTTGATAAGCTCAGCAGTGCCTTAGAGGTGTCGGAATATGCAGCTGGCGTTTCAGAGGATTCCATAGACAGCGTTATAGAAGAGATTATAGAAGCTCCAGAGCAGGAAGGAGAACATGGTCAAGGTGCACGGGCAGAGGCTGGGATGGAGCAGTCAGCAACTCCTGATGACAGAGCAGAGACCCCTGCGTTGGGGGCAGGCGGTCATTTATTAGATAAGGTTGTGGCCTCAAATGGAGCAGATGCGATTGAAGCGGCAGCAGCTGATGATGAAATGGAGAACAGGGATGATCAGCATGATGATGCCCTGGAAGCACCTCTCACTGAGGACGTTGCTGAAGAAAAAAGCGAGGTACCTGGCTCAGCCGATGATACACTGGATTTTATAAAATCCGAGGTCCTTAAGCAGCATGCTGAGGAGGAAGAAAACAGGCAGGGGCCTGCCCAAAAAGCAACTGTGCGCAGCAGCATCAGGGTAGATGCTGAGAAAATTGATTATCTCATGAATCAGGTTGGAGAGCTGGTTGTAAGCAGGGCCTACTTTGCTCAGCTTGTTAATGAGATGCGAGGGTTGGAGCAGCAGCTGCTTGAGTCCTCGGGGGTTACAAAAAGTCAACTGAAGCCGCTTCATGAGTTTTCTTTCCGTCTGAGCGAGGCAGGTGTTCATCTCGGCCGTGTATCCAATGAACTGCAGGAAGGGGTAATGAAGGTCAGAATGTTGCCCATTGACCAGCTTTTTAAGCGCTATCCTCGTTTGGTACGAGATTTAGTCCATAACACGGATAAGGATGTTAAGCTGGTTACCAAAGGTGAGGAAACTGAGCTTGACAAGATGGTCATTGAGTCTATCTCAGATCCCTTGATTCATATTATCAGAAACTCTGTTGACCACGGCATCGAAACGGTTGAGGAGCGTCTGCGGGTAGGTAAGCCTGCTCAGGGAACGCTCCTTCTTGAGGCCTTCCACGAGAGTGATCATATTGTGCTGGAGATCACCGATGACGGTAGGGGGCTTGATACAAGGAGAATCAAGGCAAAGGCCCTGGAAAAAGGCCTTATCAGGAAGGAAGAAGTGATGCGGATGTCTGATCAGGAGTTGACGCGCCTGATTATGTTGCCTGGTTTCAGTACGGCTGAAAAGGCGACCAAAACTTCCGGCCGTGGCGTGGGCATGGACGTGGTGAAGAAGAATATCGAGAAGTTGAACGGTACCGTTGAAATTATTTCTGAGGCAGAAAAAGGAACACGGCTTCGCATCAAGATTCCGCTCACCATGGCTATTATTCAGGCCTTGATGGTGCGGGTTGGTCAGGAGAAATTTACCATTCCTCTGACCACGGTTGAGGAAACCCTGAGGGTCTTCCGGGATGAGATTTCCGAAATAGAAGGTGTTGATGTTATTCATCTTCGTGATAATACAATGCCTATTTTTCAGCTTGCCAGAATTTATAATATTGATCGCCAAGGGCAGGATGAAGACAAGATGTTTGTTGTCGTGGTGAGTACCGGAACCCAGGAGTTGGGCATCGTTGTTGATGAACTTCTTGGTCAGGAAGAGGTGGTTATTAAGCCGCTTGCCGATTACCTGAGGGTTGAAAGCGGCTTCGGCGGTGCGACTATTCTGGGTGACGGTGGTATTTCCCTTATTTTGGATATCCCTGAGCTTGTAAAAATAGCAAAAGAAAACCAAGTCGTTCGCCAGGAACAGCGTTCGTTGAATTTTAAACGGAAAAAAGGCAGTGCTACGGAGACACCACAGCCGGTTCATTAA
- a CDS encoding HAMP domain-containing protein, protein MSILLQAANDVSLEKKAQLFFVLNFLLTMIAAAGLLYLFFRHSGGNSRVIHASLCVILLFLVSVQVAAIMYCKTNIIKPLAEIRAASRLMADGHLETLNHMKRADEIGSLGENINDLAINMQEVLLFVWNHSQLSRDLLENIAQDLDFSLDTEQSDFNINNSIQKDISKMHRNNEDLKSIVMSFSYFEIKLEDEKMVSDYQQESGVTTS, encoded by the coding sequence ATGTCTATTTTGTTACAGGCAGCAAACGATGTGAGTTTGGAGAAAAAGGCACAGCTTTTTTTTGTACTCAACTTCTTGCTGACCATGATTGCAGCAGCAGGCCTTCTCTATCTATTTTTCAGACACAGTGGCGGGAATTCAAGAGTTATTCATGCCTCACTCTGTGTCATTCTGCTTTTCCTCGTGAGCGTTCAAGTTGCCGCAATTATGTATTGCAAAACTAATATTATTAAACCCTTAGCTGAGATACGGGCAGCGAGCAGATTAATGGCAGACGGCCATCTTGAAACATTGAATCATATGAAAAGGGCAGATGAAATCGGCTCTCTCGGTGAAAATATTAATGATTTGGCGATAAATATGCAGGAGGTCTTACTCTTTGTATGGAACCATAGCCAGTTGAGCCGGGATCTGCTTGAGAATATTGCCCAGGATTTGGATTTTTCATTGGACACGGAGCAGTCCGATTTCAATATAAATAATAGTATACAAAAAGATATCAGTAAAATGCATCGCAATAATGAAGATCTCAAGTCTATTGTAATGTCGTTTAGTTATTTTGAAATTAAGCTGGAAGATGAAAAAATGGTTTCTGATTACCAGCAGGAGTCCGGAGTAACAACCTCTTGA
- a CDS encoding response regulator, translated as MSKRVLIVDDSSMMRKMIAKLLQPPGHIVVGQAKNGLEAIELYKSLKPDIVTMDITMREMDGLAAAKEILRYDSDAHIIFLSNLDEDIYRAEVEALGARGFASKHKAREILEMIEKSEAED; from the coding sequence ATGAGTAAGCGAGTTCTGATAGTTGATGATTCATCTATGATGCGTAAGATGATCGCAAAACTGTTACAGCCGCCGGGCCATATTGTGGTGGGGCAGGCGAAAAATGGCCTGGAGGCTATTGAGTTATATAAGTCTCTGAAGCCCGATATCGTTACTATGGATATCACTATGCGTGAAATGGATGGCCTTGCTGCTGCAAAGGAGATTTTACGCTATGACAGCGACGCCCATATCATCTTCCTTTCAAATCTTGATGAAGATATATACCGGGCTGAAGTTGAGGCCCTTGGAGCAAGGGGCTTTGCCAGCAAGCATAAGGCGAGAGAGATTTTGGAGATGATAGAGAAATCGGAAGCAGAGGACTAG
- a CDS encoding chemotaxis protein CheW — MADTFAADKMTDQEEKDLLMQLVGFTIGNEQFGVDILMVQEIIRSAPITSVPNSPDFIEGVINLRGNIIPVIELRKRLNLFREDSASEDAWILILDINSRVTGFIVDSVTRVLKIVESTIEPPPEVVVAGLANQYIRGVCDIGESLLILLDFNRILLADELKQLKAIDGE; from the coding sequence ATGGCTGATACTTTTGCAGCCGATAAAATGACCGACCAGGAAGAAAAAGACCTGCTTATGCAGCTGGTCGGTTTTACCATCGGTAATGAACAATTTGGGGTAGATATTCTCATGGTACAGGAGATTATCCGTTCAGCTCCTATTACATCTGTACCAAACTCACCTGATTTCATAGAAGGTGTTATTAATCTACGCGGTAATATTATTCCTGTTATTGAGTTGAGGAAGCGGCTGAATCTCTTTCGTGAGGACAGCGCATCCGAAGATGCCTGGATATTGATCCTGGATATTAATAGCAGGGTGACCGGATTCATTGTGGACTCTGTCACCAGGGTTCTGAAAATAGTGGAAAGTACCATTGAGCCTCCACCAGAAGTTGTTGTGGCCGGACTTGCCAATCAATATATACGAGGTGTTTGCGATATCGGTGAAAGCCTTCTGATCCTGCTTGATTTTAACCGTATCCTCCTTGCAGATGAATTAAAGCAGCTTAAGGCAATAGACGGAGAATAA